The following are encoded together in the Vigna angularis cultivar LongXiaoDou No.4 chromosome 9, ASM1680809v1, whole genome shotgun sequence genome:
- the LOC108347413 gene encoding uncharacterized protein LOC108347413 isoform X2, whose amino-acid sequence MDDPPLQKIAISGPTLASLIQRFSTSPSAIRGLLFGHVTHLPTTPSDDSPSTVPTLLATVTGFLCSPSFHESSGDVIPSALHPHSSVLGWFSARRRSALRPSMRDFSVTSSLSSLSKFSTSIDNSNLNLKSNSPEQPSLFPPCVFLLLASPPFDNASSSHVHTHEYRAFQFRTGAQWFEPRSLDVVNIGPAFRGHYGAFIPTSSLPALDRGLCGSPMDDGGDERLARMKQAANDQRELDGCVEGFEVGKLSRMVGSDARSYTEGLEELYKKMLVKIQNLTSLVDESSAMVLEQENHNRKLKHKIFRSAAASE is encoded by the exons ATGGACGATCCACCGTTGCAGAAGATCGCGATTTCCGGCCCCACACTTGCCTCCCTCATCCAGCGTTTCTCCACTTCCCCCTCCGCAATCCGCGGCCTCCTCTTCGGCCACGTCACCCACCTTCCCACCACACCCTCCGACGACTCTCCCTCCACCGTCCCCACCCTCCTCGCCACCGTCACCGGCTTCCTCTGCTCCCCCTCCTTCCATGAATCCTCCGGCGATGTCATCCCCTCCGCCCTCCACCCTCACTCCTCCGTCCTCGGGTGGTTCTCCGCTCGCCGCCGATCCGCCCTCCGCCCCTCCATGCGCGATTTCTCCGTCACCTCCTCCCTCTCGTCTCTCTCAAAATTCTCTACCTCAATCGATAACTCAAACCTAAACCTAAAGTCAAATTCCCCTGAACAACCTTCTCTCTTCCCTCCCTGCGTCTTCCTCCTCCTAGCTTCCCCTCCCTTCGACAACGCGTCCTCCTCGCACGTGCACACGCACGAGTACCGCGCCTTCCAGTTCCGCACCGGGGCCCAGTGGTTCGAGCCCCGTTCCCTCGACGTCGTCAACATCGGCCCTGCCTTCCGCGGCCACTACGGTGCTTTCATCCCCACCTCGAGCCTCCCCGCACTCGACCGCGGGCTCTGTGGCTCCCCGATGGATGACGGTGGCGACGAGAGGCTCGCCCGGATGAAGCAGGCCGCCAATGACCAGAGGGAGCTCGACGGGTGCGTCGAGGGGTTTGAGGTTGGGAAGTTGAGCAGAATGGTCGGGTCTGATGCTAGGAGCTACACCGAGGGTTTGGAGGAGTTGTATAAGAAAATGCTTGTTAAGATTCAGAATTTGACTAGCTTGGTGGACGAGAGTTCTGCTATGGTTCTTGAGCAG GAAAATCATAATAGGAAgttaaaacacaaaatttttaGATCTGCTGCTGCCTCAGAATAA
- the LOC108347413 gene encoding uncharacterized protein LOC108347413 isoform X1, which yields MDDPPLQKIAISGPTLASLIQRFSTSPSAIRGLLFGHVTHLPTTPSDDSPSTVPTLLATVTGFLCSPSFHESSGDVIPSALHPHSSVLGWFSARRRSALRPSMRDFSVTSSLSSLSKFSTSIDNSNLNLKSNSPEQPSLFPPCVFLLLASPPFDNASSSHVHTHEYRAFQFRTGAQWFEPRSLDVVNIGPAFRGHYGAFIPTSSLPALDRGLCGSPMDDGGDERLARMKQAANDQRELDGCVEGFEVGKLSRMVGSDARSYTEGLEELYKKMLVKIQNLTSLVDESSAMVLEQCGIEQLAHARRLQPLCIVNCGPRYFDKIATDAQLQGGL from the exons ATGGACGATCCACCGTTGCAGAAGATCGCGATTTCCGGCCCCACACTTGCCTCCCTCATCCAGCGTTTCTCCACTTCCCCCTCCGCAATCCGCGGCCTCCTCTTCGGCCACGTCACCCACCTTCCCACCACACCCTCCGACGACTCTCCCTCCACCGTCCCCACCCTCCTCGCCACCGTCACCGGCTTCCTCTGCTCCCCCTCCTTCCATGAATCCTCCGGCGATGTCATCCCCTCCGCCCTCCACCCTCACTCCTCCGTCCTCGGGTGGTTCTCCGCTCGCCGCCGATCCGCCCTCCGCCCCTCCATGCGCGATTTCTCCGTCACCTCCTCCCTCTCGTCTCTCTCAAAATTCTCTACCTCAATCGATAACTCAAACCTAAACCTAAAGTCAAATTCCCCTGAACAACCTTCTCTCTTCCCTCCCTGCGTCTTCCTCCTCCTAGCTTCCCCTCCCTTCGACAACGCGTCCTCCTCGCACGTGCACACGCACGAGTACCGCGCCTTCCAGTTCCGCACCGGGGCCCAGTGGTTCGAGCCCCGTTCCCTCGACGTCGTCAACATCGGCCCTGCCTTCCGCGGCCACTACGGTGCTTTCATCCCCACCTCGAGCCTCCCCGCACTCGACCGCGGGCTCTGTGGCTCCCCGATGGATGACGGTGGCGACGAGAGGCTCGCCCGGATGAAGCAGGCCGCCAATGACCAGAGGGAGCTCGACGGGTGCGTCGAGGGGTTTGAGGTTGGGAAGTTGAGCAGAATGGTCGGGTCTGATGCTAGGAGCTACACCGAGGGTTTGGAGGAGTTGTATAAGAAAATGCTTGTTAAGATTCAGAATTTGACTAGCTTGGTGGACGAGAGTTCTGCTATGGTTCTTGAGCAG TGTGGAATAGAGCAGCTTGCCCATGCCAGAA GGTTGCAGCCATTGTGCATTGTGAATTGTGGGCCACGTTATTTTGACAAAATTGCAACAGATGCGCAGTTGCAGGGAGGTCTGTGA
- the LOC108346277 gene encoding probably inactive leucine-rich repeat receptor-like protein kinase IMK2 translates to MGHNSCHAKDFFTDPFQVNLSFASYGHRRRNHKGVGGGGFICLASFVFLLQALASVIQPVSGQLWDGVVVTQADFQALRAIKNELIDFKGVLKSWNDSGLGACSGWAGIKCVNGEVIAIQLPWRGLGGRISEKIGQLQSLRKLSLHDNVLAGPVPLSLGLLPNLRGVYLFNNKLSGSIPPSLGNCPMLQSLDISNNSLSGKIPPSLARSTRMLRINLSFNSLSGSIPSSLTMSPSLTILALQHNNLSGSIPDSWGGAGKKKASQLQVLTLDHNLISGIIPVSLGKLALLENVSLSHNLIVGPIPSELGALSRLQILDLSNNAINGSIPASFSNLSSLVSLNLNSNQLANHIPDSLDSLHNLSVLNLKNNKLDGKIPPTIGNISSISQIDFSENKLVGGIPDSFTKLAHLSSFNVSYNNLSGPVPSLLSKRFNASSFVGNLELCGYISSKPCSSPPPHNLPAQSPQSLSKPHHRKLSTKDIILIVAGVLLLILLLLCCFLLCCLIRRRTASSRKSGKAAKAAASARSLEKGASAGGEVEAGGEAGGKLVHFDGPFVFTADDLLCATAEIMGKSAYGTAYKATLEDGNQVAVKRLREKTTKGQKEFETEVAALGKIRHPNLLALRAYYLGPKGEKLLVFDYMTKGSLASFLHARGPEIVIEWPTRMKIMIGVTRGLSYLHSQENIVHGNLTSSNILLDEQTEAHITDFGLSRLMTTSANTNIIATAGSLGYNAPELSKTKKPNTKTDVYSLGVIMLELLTGKPPGEPTNGMDLPQWVASIVKEEWTNEVFDLELMRDAPAIGDELLNTLKLALHCVDPSPAARPEVHLVLQQLEEIKPDLAAGDDGATKVQTTE, encoded by the exons ATGGGACACAACAGTTGTCATGCCAAAGATTTCTTCACAGACCCTTTTCAGGTTAACCTCTCTTTTGCTTCATATGGTCATAGGAGGAGGAACCACAAAGGTGTTGGGGGTGGTGGTTTTATTTGCTTAGCTTCTTTTGTGTTTCTTTTGCAAGCTTTGGCTTCTGTCATTCAGCCTGTTTCAGGGCAGTTGTGGGATGGGGTGGTTGTTACTCAGGCTGATTTTCAAGCCCTGAGGGCTATTAAGAATGAGCTAATTGACTTCAAAGGGGTTCTCAAGAGCTGGAATGACAGTGGTCTAGGTGCTTGTTCTGGGTGGGCAGGAATCAAGTGTGTGAATGGTGAGGTTATTGCAATTCAGCTTCCTTGGAGAGGGTTAGGTGGCAGGATCTCTGAGAAAATTGGCCAACTTCAGTCTCTTAGGAAGCTCAGTCTTCATGACAATGTTCTTGCTGGTCCAGTTCCTTTGTCACTTGGCCTCCTTCCCAACCTTAGAGGGGTTTATCTCTTCAATAACAAGCTTTCAGGTTCTATCCCTCCTTCCCTTGGCAATTGTCCAATGCTTCAGTCTCTTGATATTAGCAACAATTCCCTCAGTGGTAAAATCCCTCCCAGTTTAGCGAGATCTACTAGGATGCTTCGGATCAATTTGAGCTTCAACTCACTTTCTGGATCCATTCCTAGCAGTTTAACCATGTCTCCTTCTCTAACCATTCTTGCCCTTCAACACAACAACCTCTCTGGCTCTATCCCAGATTCTTGGGGTGGAGCTGGAAAGAAGAAAGCTTCCCAGCTTCAGGTTTTGACCCTTGATCACAATCTCATTTCTGGAATCATCCCAGTTTCTCTAGGCAAGCTAGCTTTACTTGAAAATGTTTCTTTGAGTCATAACCTGATTGTAGGGCCTATTCCAAGTGAACTAGGTGCACTTTCTAGGCTTCAAATTCTTGATCTTTCAAACAATGCCATCAATGGCAGCATTCCTGCTAGCTTCTCTAATCTCTCTTCTCTAGTTTCATTGAACCTAAATAGCAATCAACTTGCAAACCATATTCCCGATTCTTTGGACAGTTTGCACAACCTTTCTGTGCTTAACCTGAAGAACAATAAGCTTGATGGCAAAATCCCACCAACAATAGGGAACATCTCAAGCATTAGCCAAATTGATTTCTCTGAGAACAAATTAGTTGGAGGAATCCCAGATTCCTTTACTAAACTTGCGCATCTCAGTTCATTCAACGTCTCTTACAACAACCTATCTGGTCCTGTCCCATCTCTACTTTCCAAAAGATTCAATGCTAGCTCTTTCGTAGGGAATCTTGAGCTATGTGGGTATATCAGTTCAAAACCATGCTCTTCACCCCCTCCTCATAATCTTCCAGCTCAATCACCACAATCTCTTTCTAAGCCTCACCACCGAAAACTAAGCACCAAGGACATAATCCTCATAGTAGCAGGTGTTCTTCTGTTGATTCTGTTATTACTGTGCTGctttttgttgtgttgtttgaTCAGGCGAAGAACTGCTTCAAGCAGAAAGAGTGGCAAAGCTGCTAAGGCTGCAGCATCTGCTAGGAGTCTTGAGAAAGGTGCTTCAGCTGGTGGTGAGGTTGAAGCAGGAGGTGAAGCTGGTGGGAAACTAGTTCACTTTGATGGGCCTTTTGTGTTTACTGCTGATGATCTTTTGTGTGCAACTGCGGAGATAATGGGAAAAAGTGCATATGGAACAGCATACAAAGCAACATTGGAAGATGGTAACCAAGTTGCTGTGAAGAGGTTGAGGGAAAAAACTACTAAAGGGCAGAAGGAGTTTGAAACTGAGGTTGCTGCACTTGGCAAAATCAGACACCCAAATCTCTTAGCACTTAGAGCCTACTATTTAGGACCAAAAGGAGAGAAGCTTCTTGTCTTTGATTACATGACAAAAGGAAGTCTAGCATCATTCCTTCATG CTCGTGGGCCTGAAATTGTTATTGAATGGCCAACAAGGATGAAGATAATGATTGGAGTGACTAGGGGCTTGAGCTACCTCCATAGCCAAGAGAACATTGTTCATGGGAACCTCACATCAAGCAATATACTATTGGATGAGCAAACAGAAGCCCACATAACAGATTTTGGTCTCTCAAGGCTGATGACAACTTCTGCCAACACCAACATCATTGCCACTGCAGGAAGCCTTGGCTACAACGCACCAGAGCTTTCAAAGACCAAGAAGCCTAACACAAAGACTGATGTGTACAGTCTTGGTGTTATCATGTTGGAACTCCTAACTGGAAAGCCACCTGGGGAGCCAACCAATGGCATGGACTTACCCCAATGGGTTGCCTCCATAGTGAAGGAAGAGTGGACTAATGAAGTGTTTGATTTGGAACTCATGAGGGATGCACCAGCCATAGGGGATGAACTGCTTAACACATTGAAATTAGCACTGCATTGTGTTGATCCATCTCCTGCTGCTAGGCCTGAAGTACACCTAGTTCTGCAGCAACTGGAGGAGATCAAACCAGACTTGGCTGCAGGAGATGATGGAGCTACCAAGGTTCAAACAACTGAGTAA
- the LOC108347413 gene encoding uncharacterized protein LOC108347413 isoform X4 — protein MDDPPLQKIAISGPTLASLIQRFSTSPSAIRGLLFGHVTHLPTTPSDDSPSTVPTLLATVTGFLCSPSFHESSGDVIPSALHPHSSVLGWFSARRRSALRPSMRDFSVTSSLSSLSKFSTSIDNSNLNLKSNSPEQPSLFPPCVFLLLASPPFDNASSSHVHTHEYRAFQFRTGAQWFEPRSLDVVNIGPAFRGHYGAFIPTSSLPALDRGLCGSPMDDGGDERLARMKQAANDQRELDGCVEGFEVGKLSRMVGSDARSYTEGLEELYKKMLVKIQNLTSLVDESSAMVLEQRRLAMDISAFCA, from the coding sequence ATGGACGATCCACCGTTGCAGAAGATCGCGATTTCCGGCCCCACACTTGCCTCCCTCATCCAGCGTTTCTCCACTTCCCCCTCCGCAATCCGCGGCCTCCTCTTCGGCCACGTCACCCACCTTCCCACCACACCCTCCGACGACTCTCCCTCCACCGTCCCCACCCTCCTCGCCACCGTCACCGGCTTCCTCTGCTCCCCCTCCTTCCATGAATCCTCCGGCGATGTCATCCCCTCCGCCCTCCACCCTCACTCCTCCGTCCTCGGGTGGTTCTCCGCTCGCCGCCGATCCGCCCTCCGCCCCTCCATGCGCGATTTCTCCGTCACCTCCTCCCTCTCGTCTCTCTCAAAATTCTCTACCTCAATCGATAACTCAAACCTAAACCTAAAGTCAAATTCCCCTGAACAACCTTCTCTCTTCCCTCCCTGCGTCTTCCTCCTCCTAGCTTCCCCTCCCTTCGACAACGCGTCCTCCTCGCACGTGCACACGCACGAGTACCGCGCCTTCCAGTTCCGCACCGGGGCCCAGTGGTTCGAGCCCCGTTCCCTCGACGTCGTCAACATCGGCCCTGCCTTCCGCGGCCACTACGGTGCTTTCATCCCCACCTCGAGCCTCCCCGCACTCGACCGCGGGCTCTGTGGCTCCCCGATGGATGACGGTGGCGACGAGAGGCTCGCCCGGATGAAGCAGGCCGCCAATGACCAGAGGGAGCTCGACGGGTGCGTCGAGGGGTTTGAGGTTGGGAAGTTGAGCAGAATGGTCGGGTCTGATGCTAGGAGCTACACCGAGGGTTTGGAGGAGTTGTATAAGAAAATGCTTGTTAAGATTCAGAATTTGACTAGCTTGGTGGACGAGAGTTCTGCTATGGTTCTTGAGCAG
- the LOC108347413 gene encoding uncharacterized protein LOC108347413 isoform X3 yields MDDPPLQKIAISGPTLASLIQRFSTSPSAIRGLLFGHVTHLPTTPSDDSPSTVPTLLATVTGFLCSPSFHESSGDVIPSALHPHSSVLGWFSARRRSALRPSMRDFSVTSSLSSLSKFSTSIDNSNLNLKSNSPEQPSLFPPCVFLLLASPPFDNASSSHVHTHEYRAFQFRTGAQWFEPRSLDVVNIGPAFRGHYGAFIPTSSLPALDRGLCGSPMDDGGDERLARMKQAANDQRELDGCVEGFEVGKLSRMVGSDARSYTEGLEELYKKMLVKIQNLTSLVDESSAMVLEQSSLPMPEGCSHCAL; encoded by the exons ATGGACGATCCACCGTTGCAGAAGATCGCGATTTCCGGCCCCACACTTGCCTCCCTCATCCAGCGTTTCTCCACTTCCCCCTCCGCAATCCGCGGCCTCCTCTTCGGCCACGTCACCCACCTTCCCACCACACCCTCCGACGACTCTCCCTCCACCGTCCCCACCCTCCTCGCCACCGTCACCGGCTTCCTCTGCTCCCCCTCCTTCCATGAATCCTCCGGCGATGTCATCCCCTCCGCCCTCCACCCTCACTCCTCCGTCCTCGGGTGGTTCTCCGCTCGCCGCCGATCCGCCCTCCGCCCCTCCATGCGCGATTTCTCCGTCACCTCCTCCCTCTCGTCTCTCTCAAAATTCTCTACCTCAATCGATAACTCAAACCTAAACCTAAAGTCAAATTCCCCTGAACAACCTTCTCTCTTCCCTCCCTGCGTCTTCCTCCTCCTAGCTTCCCCTCCCTTCGACAACGCGTCCTCCTCGCACGTGCACACGCACGAGTACCGCGCCTTCCAGTTCCGCACCGGGGCCCAGTGGTTCGAGCCCCGTTCCCTCGACGTCGTCAACATCGGCCCTGCCTTCCGCGGCCACTACGGTGCTTTCATCCCCACCTCGAGCCTCCCCGCACTCGACCGCGGGCTCTGTGGCTCCCCGATGGATGACGGTGGCGACGAGAGGCTCGCCCGGATGAAGCAGGCCGCCAATGACCAGAGGGAGCTCGACGGGTGCGTCGAGGGGTTTGAGGTTGGGAAGTTGAGCAGAATGGTCGGGTCTGATGCTAGGAGCTACACCGAGGGTTTGGAGGAGTTGTATAAGAAAATGCTTGTTAAGATTCAGAATTTGACTAGCTTGGTGGACGAGAGTTCTGCTATGGTTCTTGAGCAG AGCAGCTTGCCCATGCCAGAA GGTTGCAGCCATTGTGCATTGTGA